One segment of Anatilimnocola aggregata DNA contains the following:
- a CDS encoding DUF1257 domain-containing protein: MSHIVQIQTQVRDPVAIASACERLRLSPPIHRTVQLFSRQETGLAVELPGWRYPVVCQLASGEVRYDNYNGRWGAQVELDRLLQTYAIEKTKLEARRKGHRVTEQSLQDGSVKLVIHVGA; this comes from the coding sequence ATGTCCCACATTGTGCAGATCCAGACCCAGGTGCGCGATCCGGTGGCGATCGCCAGTGCCTGCGAGCGGCTACGCTTATCTCCACCGATCCACCGCACCGTGCAGCTCTTCAGCCGCCAGGAGACGGGCCTCGCTGTCGAACTCCCCGGCTGGCGCTATCCGGTCGTCTGCCAACTCGCCTCTGGCGAAGTCCGCTACGACAACTACAACGGTCGATGGGGCGCGCAAGTCGAACTTGATCGGCTGTTGCAAACCTACGCCATCGAAAAAACCAAACTCGAAGCGCGCCGCAAAGGACATCGCGTCACCGAGCAGTCGTTACAAGATGGTTCCGTCAAACTCGTCATTCACGTGGGAGCCTAA
- a CDS encoding AAA family ATPase encodes MSLTQRLEELVRACFTGIWIESHEHEEALLEIAQLCHAQSWRFAVWDIQQGMKLAGLEAAPLAADPLAAIQVAGTLPASDQPTIVVLVNFHRFLQGAETVQALTHQVVSGKQSRTSLVILAHQVALPPELEKQFVVVEHALPGRRQLAEIARGIATQEDELPPEMEFERVLDAALGLTRYEAEGAFSLSLIRHGRLSAEVLWEQKAQLLKKSGLLTLHRGGESFAQLGGLESLKAFCLRAMRRQGEANPLLRPRGVLLLSPPGCGKSQFAKALGRETGRPTLVLDLGAMLGSLVGESERNLRQALQVVDAMAPCVLFLDELEKGLAGVSGSGDSGVSARLFGQLLVWLVRRFTA; translated from the coding sequence ATGTCGCTTACCCAGCGATTGGAAGAACTCGTGCGCGCTTGCTTCACAGGAATCTGGATCGAGTCGCACGAACATGAAGAGGCCCTCCTGGAGATTGCCCAACTCTGCCACGCCCAGAGTTGGCGATTCGCGGTCTGGGATATCCAGCAAGGGATGAAACTCGCTGGCCTGGAGGCAGCACCGCTCGCCGCCGATCCCCTCGCGGCCATTCAGGTGGCCGGAACGCTGCCAGCATCCGACCAGCCAACGATTGTCGTGCTGGTCAACTTTCACCGGTTTCTCCAAGGAGCGGAGACGGTGCAAGCCTTGACCCATCAGGTAGTGAGCGGCAAGCAGTCGCGCACTTCACTGGTCATCCTGGCGCATCAAGTAGCTCTGCCGCCTGAACTCGAAAAGCAGTTTGTCGTGGTGGAGCATGCCTTGCCGGGCCGCCGGCAACTGGCGGAGATCGCCCGCGGGATTGCCACGCAAGAGGATGAACTTCCACCCGAAATGGAATTCGAGCGGGTGCTCGACGCCGCCCTCGGTCTGACTCGTTACGAGGCCGAAGGTGCGTTTTCCCTGTCGCTCATTCGCCATGGCCGCTTGTCGGCTGAGGTGCTGTGGGAACAGAAAGCCCAGTTGCTCAAGAAGAGTGGTCTCCTCACCTTGCACCGGGGTGGAGAATCGTTCGCGCAGCTCGGCGGCCTGGAGTCCTTGAAAGCCTTTTGTCTGCGGGCCATGCGCCGGCAGGGGGAGGCCAATCCCCTGCTGCGGCCGCGGGGCGTGCTCTTGTTATCGCCACCCGGTTGCGGAAAAAGTCAGTTTGCGAAGGCGTTGGGTCGTGAGACAGGCCGGCCAACGCTGGTCCTGGACTTGGGCGCCATGCTCGGCAGTCTGGTTGGCGAGTCGGAGCGCAATCTGCGGCAAGCCTTGCAGGTGGTCGATGCCATGGCGCCCTGCGTCTTGTTTCTTGATGAACTGGAGAAAGGACTCGCGGGAGTCTCCGGCAGCGGCGACTCGGGAGTTTCGGCCCGGCTCTTTGGCCAGTTGTTGGTCTGGTTGGTGCGCCGTTTCACGGCGTAA
- a CDS encoding reverse transcriptase/maturase family protein, with protein sequence MPLERVYRQLFNPELYLRSYGKIYSNSGALTKGATGETADGMSLERIHAIIDALRHERYEWTPVRRINIPKKAGGTRPLGLPTWSDKLLQDVVRSLLEAYYEPQFRDSSHGFRAQRGCHTALFRVKQWKACRWFIEGDISKCFDKIDHSVLLKILGERIQDNRLLRLVANMLKAGYLEDWKWNRTLSGTPQGGVISPLLSNIYLDQLDRYVEDVLIPQYTRGKIRARNSDYRHYEYLSRVARKAGDREGWRAARQAMRLLPCGDQSDPEFRRLTYVRYADDFLLGFIGPKVEADEIKAKIACFLQGQLQLELSQAKTLVTHAKTESARFLGHEIKVSHCATKVAGSQRTRSVNGKIALLVPADVQRAKVQRFMKAGKVIHRPELLSDDDLSIISLYQSEWRGLVNYYLMAHNVSKRLSKVRRAMEISLCKTLAAKHQMTLSQVFRKYRSEAITVHGPLKTIGAIQPRPDKRPLVAVFGGIPLRKQDRPFGLSDSATSPSWNRRSELVKRLVADHCELCGSTNQVEVHHIRKLSDLNQPGRRVKAPWKEVMIARRRKTLVVCRACHLQIDNGQYDRSSIH encoded by the coding sequence ATGCCCCTTGAGCGCGTCTATCGACAGTTGTTTAACCCTGAACTCTACCTCCGAAGTTACGGCAAGATATACAGTAACAGCGGAGCACTGACGAAGGGGGCCACTGGTGAAACTGCAGACGGAATGTCCCTGGAGCGAATCCATGCGATCATTGATGCTTTAAGGCATGAACGATACGAATGGACGCCGGTGCGGCGGATCAACATTCCCAAGAAAGCGGGTGGTACTCGTCCCTTGGGATTGCCGACGTGGTCCGACAAGCTCTTGCAGGACGTAGTTCGCTCTCTTCTGGAGGCGTACTACGAACCGCAGTTTCGGGATTCATCCCATGGGTTTCGGGCTCAGCGGGGCTGCCATACGGCGCTCTTCCGAGTCAAACAGTGGAAGGCATGCCGTTGGTTCATTGAAGGCGACATCTCCAAATGCTTCGACAAAATAGACCATTCGGTCTTGTTGAAGATCTTGGGTGAACGCATTCAGGACAACCGCCTGCTGCGACTCGTCGCGAACATGCTGAAGGCCGGGTACTTGGAGGACTGGAAGTGGAATCGCACGCTCAGTGGTACGCCACAAGGCGGTGTGATCAGCCCACTTCTTTCCAACATCTACCTGGATCAGCTCGATCGCTACGTCGAAGACGTGCTGATTCCGCAGTACACGCGAGGGAAAATACGTGCCAGAAATAGTGACTACCGTCACTATGAATACCTGTCACGTGTGGCCAGGAAAGCTGGAGATCGGGAAGGTTGGCGAGCGGCACGACAAGCCATGCGCTTGTTGCCGTGCGGTGACCAGAGCGATCCGGAATTTCGGCGGCTAACCTACGTGCGTTATGCGGATGATTTTCTGTTGGGATTCATTGGACCGAAAGTTGAGGCCGACGAGATCAAAGCGAAGATCGCCTGCTTCCTGCAAGGACAACTTCAATTGGAGTTGTCACAAGCAAAGACGTTGGTGACGCACGCTAAGACCGAATCAGCCCGCTTTCTTGGTCACGAGATCAAGGTTAGTCATTGCGCCACGAAGGTTGCTGGATCACAGCGAACCAGAAGTGTGAATGGCAAGATTGCCTTACTCGTGCCCGCCGATGTTCAGCGGGCGAAAGTCCAGCGGTTTATGAAGGCTGGAAAGGTCATCCATCGTCCCGAACTGTTAAGCGATGACGATCTCTCGATCATCTCGCTTTATCAATCGGAATGGCGAGGGTTGGTCAATTACTACCTCATGGCCCACAATGTCTCGAAAAGGCTTTCCAAAGTCCGTCGAGCCATGGAGATTTCGCTCTGCAAAACGTTGGCGGCCAAGCATCAGATGACGCTTTCTCAGGTGTTCCGAAAATACCGGAGTGAAGCGATCACCGTGCATGGTCCTCTAAAAACCATCGGAGCTATTCAACCTCGGCCCGATAAGCGGCCGTTGGTAGCTGTCTTCGGTGGGATTCCTCTGCGGAAACAAGATCGTCCCTTCGGTCTTTCCGATTCGGCAACATCTCCTTCTTGGAACCGACGGTCTGAACTCGTCAAACGGTTGGTCGCGGATCACTGCGAACTGTGCGGAAGTACGAACCAAGTGGAGGTTCACCACATTCGCAAGCTCTCCGATCTCAACCAACCTGGTCGACGAGTGAAGGCACCGTGGAAAGAAGTGATGATTGCTCGCAGACGAAAGACACTAGTAGTCTGTCGTGCTTGCCATCTGCAAATTGACAATGGCCAGTACGACCGATCCTCGATTCATTGA
- a CDS encoding DUF2997 domain-containing protein, with protein sequence MPTIEVIVSPQGATQVTTRGFAGTGCQAASQSLEAALGLRQAEQLTPEFYQQQATNLAQSQGQR encoded by the coding sequence ATGCCAACCATCGAAGTCATCGTCTCTCCTCAAGGAGCCACGCAAGTCACTACCCGTGGTTTCGCGGGAACCGGCTGCCAGGCTGCCAGCCAGTCGCTCGAAGCGGCCCTCGGCTTGCGCCAGGCCGAACAGCTGACGCCGGAGTTTTATCAGCAGCAGGCTACCAACCTCGCGCAGTCTCAAGGGCAACGTTAG